The Oryzias melastigma strain HK-1 linkage group LG13, ASM292280v2, whole genome shotgun sequence genome window below encodes:
- the glod4 gene encoding glyoxalase domain-containing protein 4 → MALRRALHFVFKVGDRTKTATFYREVLGMTILRHEEFEEGCKATCNGPYDGKWSKTMVGYGPEDNHFVAELTYNYGVGEYQLGNDFLGLVLQSSQAVSNAKRLGWPLTKVEEALYLTHAPGGYPFYLVDKEQPPHDPVQKVCLGVSDLQRSIHYWETLLGMKVMDKNNQKKTVLLGFSDTQCKLELCDVSGAVDHGTAFGRIAFSCPREELPNLEALMKKENQKILTPLVKLDTPGKATVEVVILADPDGHEICFVGDEAFRELSAVDPKGNELLDKAMAEDKSDEWFAKHNKQKAAA, encoded by the exons ATGGCTTTAAGGCGagctttacattttgtttttaaagttggaGACCGAACCAAGACAGCAACATTTTATCGAGAAGTGTTGGGCATGACg ATTTTAAGACATGAAGAGTTTGAGGAAGGCTGTAAAGCTACTTGCAACGG CCCctatgatgggaagtggagcaAGACAATGGTTGGCTATGGTCCAGAGGACAACCACTTTGTTGCTGAGCTGACATATAATTATGGAGTTGGAGAATACCAACTTGGGAATGACTTCTTG GGACTTGTCCTGCAGTCGAGCCAGGCTGTGAGCAATGCTAAAAGACTTGGGTGGCCCCTGACGAAGGTAGAGGAGGCTCTGTACCTGACCCACGCTCCAGGAGGGTATCCCTTTTATCTTGTTGACAAAGAGCAGCCTCCTCATG aTCCTGTTCAGAAGGTTTGCCTTGGAGTGTCAGACCTCCAACGATCGATTCACTACTGGGAAACACTTTTGGGGATGAAGGTCATggataaaaacaatcaaaagaagaCTGTGCTGTTGGGATTTTCAGATACTCAA TGTAAATTGGAGCTCTGTGACGTCAGTGGGGCAGTCGACCACGGAACAGCGTTTGGGAGAATAGCGTTTTCATGCCCGCGAGAGGAG cTACCAAATCTTGAAGCCTTAATGAAGaaggaaaatcaaaaaatcCTGACTCCGTTAGTCAAACTGGACACTCCTGGAAAAGCCACAGTAGAGGTGGTTATTTTAGCTGACCCG GATGGCCATGAGATTTGCTTTGTGGGAGATGAGGCGTTTAGGGAGCTTTCTGCTGTGGACCCCAAAGGAAATGAATTACTTGATAAG GCTATGGCAGAGGACAAAAGTGACGAGTGGTTTGCAAAGCACAATAAACAAAAAGCTGCTGCCTGA
- the mrm3a gene encoding rRNA methyltransferase 3A, mitochondrial, which produces MAAVMRSMIYLFPKHLLSKSSRFMVEPKRYVRGLRRKPVNVLFPEQQTGKVVKSPSEGDQTAVKPQRKTNVTSAVEQTETRNHVRKKDDAYSTVQHPRAADTKDQVDGLRFERAFQGDKRLARLVTVARSRTFREHQGKILLEGRRLICDALLAGALPQTVFFSTVDRLRELPLDKLKRAALVKVKFEDIKLWSDVVAPQGVIAIFSRSDPSRLNYANKGESVGLSLICDNIRDPGNLGTMLRCAAAAGCSSILLTKGCVDAWEPKVLRAAMGAHFKLPIYPNLEWDDIENHLPASVTVHVADNNCSEKEQQQPSKAGDFGWVSTKPNPKNIHYEEYDSDDEGLSLPRVDAKVYHENWAQTPTALVIGGETHGLSLEAVRLAEKTDGLRLFIPVVPGVDSLNSAMAASILLFEGRRQLLKLQQASGEKRKTKAQR; this is translated from the exons ATGGCGGCGGTCATGAGAAGCATGATTTACCTTTTCCCCAAACATCTTCTTTCAAAAAGCAGTCGCTTTATGGTGGAACCAAAGCGGTATGTCCGCGGACTGAGGAGGAAACCGGTCAATGTTTTATTTCCAGAACAACAGACGGGTAAAGTTGTGAAGTCGCCCTCAGAGGGCGATCAGACTGCAGTAAAGCCGCAGAGGAAGACAAATGTCACCTCTGCAGTGGAGCAAACTGAGACAAGGAATcatgtcagaaaaaaagatgatgcATATTCGACCGTGCAGCATCCCCGGGCTGCTGACACGAAAGATCAAGTCGATGGGCTGCGCTTTGAAAGGGCTTTTCAAGGAGACAAAAGGCTGGC GAGGCTGGTGACCGTTGCTCGGTCCAGGACATTTCGGGAGCACCAGGGTAAAATCCTCCTGGAGGGCAGGCGTTTAATCTGCGATGCTCTGCTCGCCGGAGCATTGCCGCAGACGGTGTTCTTCAGCACGGTGGATCGGCTCCGAGAGCTGCCTTTGGACAAGCTGAAAAGAGCCGCGTTGGTGAAAGTCAAATTTGAGGACATTAAACTCTGGTCGGACGTCGTGGCACCACAAGGAGTGATAG CGATATTTTCCCGATCCGACCCGTCACGGCTGAATTATGCAAACAAAGGTGAGTCGGTGGGACTTTCTCTCATCTGTGACAACATTCGGGATCCTGGTAATCTTGGGACAATGCTGAGgtgtgctgcagctgctggttgTAGCAGCATCCTTCTTACTAAAG GCTGTGTGGATGCTTGGGAGCCAAAAGTCCTGCGTGCAGCAATGGGTGCACACTTCAAGCTTCCCATCTATCCTAACCTGGAGTGGGACGACATCGAAAACCATCTTCCGGCATCGGTGACCGTCCATGTAGCTGACAACAACTGCTCTGAGAAGGAACAACAACAGCCTTCCAAAGCAGGAGACTTTGGTTGGGTCAGCACAAAGCCTAATCCTAAAAACATACACTATGAAGAATACGACTCAGACGATGAAGGACTGTCACTGCCCAGAGTGGACGCCAAAGTGTACCACGAGAACTGGGCCCAGACGCCCACCGCTCTCGTTATAGGCGGTGAGACACACGGGCTCAGTCTGGAAGCAGTCCGGTTAGCGGAGAAAACCGATGGGCTCAGGCTCTTCATTCCTGTCGTTCCTGGAGTTGACAGTTTGAATTCCGCCATGGCGGCGAGCATCCTTTTGTTTGAAGGAAGAAGACAGCTGTTAAAACTGCAGCAGGCGTCcggagagaaaagaaaaaccaaagctCAGCGGTAG